The Streptomyces sp. NL15-2K genome contains a region encoding:
- a CDS encoding type I polyketide synthase: MSSSEQKLRDYLKRVTADLHQTRKRLAEAEAATPEPVAVVGMACRYPGGVTTPDELWNLVAEGRDGMGLFPTDRGWDVDGLYHPDPDHPGTSYAREGGFLYDAADFDPDLFGISPREALAMDPQQRLLMETAWEALERAGIGPLGLRGSRTGVYVGLMYHDYAARLLDVPDEVEAYLGTGNSGSVASGRIAYTLGLEGPALTVDTACSSSLVALHLAARALQAGECDLALAGGAAVMATPDTFIGFSRQRGLAADGRCKSFAAAADGTGWAEGAGMLLVERLSDAQRAGHPVLAVVRGTAVNQDGASSGLTAPNGPAQQRVIRAALANAGLTPQEVDAVEAHGTGTTLGDPIEAQALLATYGQDRSGEPLWLGSVKSNLGHTQAAAGAAGIIKMVLAMRHGVLPRTLHVDRPTPKVDWAAGNVELLTSARPWPGLQRPRRAAVSSFGISGTNAHVIVEEPPAAAVTSASVPGRTAPLVVTGPDADALRRQAGRLGRYLREHPTESLADVAWSTTLRAALPHRAVFLRQRTGSGDGGTEQAADALTAWAAEGRGEGVVEGVAARGKQAFLFTGQGSQRSAMGAELAAEFPVFADALATVAAALDPHLDRPLAAVLDDDDLVHRTEYAQPAIFAVEVALHALLSHWGVRADVLVGHSIGEIAAAHLAGVLSLADAARLVTARGRLMQALPAGGAMLAVGATEAETRAAFGELEIDIAAVNGPAAVVVAGEADAVERAAALADGRGWKTSRLRTGHAFHSRLMEPMLAEFRAVVETLSLAEPTIPAVSTVTGRPVQPGQWSDPEYWVEQIRRPVRFADAVGALDGVGRFVELGPDAVLTALTRQLRPDAVSVPTLRGTREEPTTALTALAALFAQGSPVEWTAVLPGAHRVDLPTYAFHRRRFWLDALPTERPGTERWRYRVEWRPAAEPPATPLTGTWLVLGEDDGAFAGALRDAGAEVVSEPGPALDGVLAAVSTPAAALAITRLGLTAPHWFLTTRAVSTGPDDPAPDLDPAAVWGLARVFGLEEPDRWGGLVDLPERFDATVAARLVAVLAGGLGTEDQIALRAAGPKLRRLVPAPVPAGALRWRPDGTVLITGGTGGLGAEVARWAAAQGVRRLVLVSRRGAAAPGARELLAELPVAEAHACDLSDRSAVEALLADVGDVHAVVHAAGVSQDVPLADEDAEHLRAVAAGKVDGAVHLDELLPDVPLIVFSSIAGVWGSAEQAAYAAANAAVASLIARRRAQGRPGTAIAWGPWARIGMAADDRIADRLRRRGLTPMAPAGALDALGVAVGVDDVLVTVADVDWARFAAVFSTARSRPLLTDLFPDGRPDTPRDRPAAWDELAARLVDADPAERDRILLRLVRDEVAAVLGHASGTAVAPGRAFSELGFDSLTAVQLHDRLTAATGLPLSPTLVFDHPNAEQLAGHLKETLVPAEEAVDLPDAEIRAALAAIPLARLRESGLLPRLLRLAPTEPGRPRPDAAEPTGDLDAMDVDDLMKLALGGTAPDGG; the protein is encoded by the coding sequence GTGTCGTCGAGTGAGCAGAAACTCCGGGACTACCTGAAGCGGGTGACCGCCGACCTCCACCAGACCCGCAAACGGCTGGCGGAGGCCGAGGCCGCGACGCCCGAGCCGGTCGCCGTCGTCGGCATGGCCTGCCGCTACCCCGGCGGGGTCACCACCCCGGACGAGCTGTGGAACCTCGTCGCCGAGGGCCGGGACGGCATGGGGCTGTTCCCGACCGACCGAGGCTGGGACGTCGACGGGCTCTACCACCCGGACCCCGACCACCCCGGCACGTCGTACGCCCGCGAGGGCGGGTTTCTCTACGACGCCGCCGACTTCGACCCGGACCTGTTCGGCATCTCGCCGCGGGAAGCGCTCGCCATGGACCCGCAGCAGCGACTGCTGATGGAGACGGCGTGGGAGGCGCTGGAGCGTGCCGGGATCGGCCCGCTCGGCCTGCGCGGCAGCCGCACCGGCGTCTACGTCGGGCTGATGTACCACGACTACGCCGCGCGCCTGCTCGATGTGCCGGACGAGGTCGAGGCGTATCTCGGGACCGGCAACTCCGGCAGCGTCGCCTCCGGGCGGATCGCCTACACGCTCGGGCTGGAGGGGCCGGCGCTGACCGTGGACACAGCGTGTTCCTCGTCGCTGGTCGCGCTGCACCTTGCGGCCCGCGCGCTGCAGGCGGGGGAGTGCGACCTGGCGCTGGCCGGCGGGGCCGCGGTGATGGCCACTCCGGACACGTTCATCGGGTTCTCCCGGCAGCGCGGTCTTGCCGCCGACGGCCGCTGCAAGTCGTTCGCGGCGGCGGCCGACGGCACCGGCTGGGCCGAGGGCGCCGGAATGCTGCTGGTCGAGCGGCTGTCCGACGCGCAACGCGCCGGGCACCCGGTCCTGGCGGTGGTCCGGGGTACGGCGGTGAACCAGGACGGCGCGTCCAGCGGGCTGACGGCGCCGAACGGCCCGGCGCAGCAGCGGGTCATCCGGGCCGCCCTGGCGAACGCCGGCCTGACCCCGCAGGAAGTGGACGCCGTAGAGGCGCACGGCACCGGCACCACCCTCGGCGACCCCATCGAGGCGCAGGCGCTCCTGGCAACCTACGGGCAGGACCGTTCCGGCGAGCCCCTTTGGCTGGGGTCGGTCAAGTCGAACCTCGGGCACACCCAGGCGGCGGCCGGCGCGGCCGGGATCATCAAGATGGTCCTGGCCATGCGGCACGGCGTGCTGCCCAGGACGCTGCACGTCGACCGGCCGACGCCCAAGGTCGACTGGGCGGCCGGGAACGTCGAGCTGCTCACCTCGGCGCGGCCGTGGCCGGGGCTCCAGCGTCCGCGCCGGGCGGCGGTGTCGTCGTTCGGGATCAGCGGGACCAACGCGCACGTCATCGTGGAGGAACCCCCGGCCGCTGCGGTGACCTCCGCTTCGGTGCCCGGTCGGACGGCCCCGCTGGTGGTCACCGGGCCGGATGCCGACGCCCTGCGCCGGCAGGCCGGGCGGCTCGGCCGGTACCTGCGGGAGCACCCGACCGAGTCCCTGGCCGATGTGGCCTGGTCGACCACGCTGCGGGCCGCGCTGCCGCACCGGGCCGTGTTCCTCAGGCAGCGCACCGGCAGCGGCGACGGCGGCACGGAGCAGGCCGCCGACGCCCTGACCGCCTGGGCCGCCGAGGGCCGGGGCGAGGGCGTGGTCGAGGGGGTCGCGGCGCGCGGGAAGCAGGCGTTCCTCTTCACCGGGCAGGGCTCGCAACGGTCAGCCATGGGAGCGGAACTCGCCGCAGAGTTCCCGGTGTTCGCGGACGCGCTGGCCACGGTCGCCGCCGCGCTCGACCCGCACCTGGACCGGCCGCTGGCCGCCGTGCTCGACGACGATGACCTCGTCCACCGGACCGAGTACGCCCAGCCGGCGATCTTCGCTGTCGAGGTGGCGCTGCACGCCCTGCTCTCGCACTGGGGCGTACGAGCCGACGTCCTGGTCGGCCACTCGATCGGGGAGATCGCGGCGGCGCACCTGGCCGGGGTGCTCTCGCTCGCGGACGCGGCCCGACTCGTCACCGCCCGAGGCCGCCTCATGCAGGCCCTTCCCGCCGGTGGCGCGATGCTCGCGGTAGGCGCCACGGAGGCCGAGACGAGAGCGGCGTTCGGCGAACTGGAGATCGACATCGCTGCGGTGAACGGCCCGGCGGCGGTCGTGGTCGCAGGAGAGGCGGACGCGGTGGAGCGGGCGGCGGCGCTCGCGGACGGGCGGGGCTGGAAGACCAGCCGCCTGCGGACCGGCCACGCCTTCCACTCGCGTCTGATGGAGCCGATGCTCGCCGAGTTCCGGGCAGTCGTGGAGACGTTGAGTCTCGCCGAGCCGACGATCCCGGCCGTCTCCACGGTCACCGGTCGCCCTGTCCAGCCCGGCCAGTGGAGCGACCCCGAGTACTGGGTCGAGCAGATCCGTCGGCCGGTCCGGTTCGCCGACGCGGTCGGCGCGCTGGACGGGGTCGGCAGGTTCGTGGAACTCGGACCGGACGCCGTCCTCACCGCGCTGACCCGGCAGCTGCGGCCGGACGCCGTGAGCGTGCCGACGCTGCGCGGGACCCGGGAGGAGCCCACCACCGCGCTCACCGCACTGGCCGCCCTGTTCGCCCAAGGATCCCCGGTCGAGTGGACCGCGGTGCTCCCGGGCGCGCACCGCGTCGACCTCCCGACGTACGCCTTCCACCGGCGGCGGTTCTGGCTGGACGCGCTGCCCACGGAACGGCCTGGCACCGAGCGATGGCGGTACCGCGTCGAGTGGCGGCCGGCCGCCGAACCGCCCGCGACGCCCCTGACCGGTACCTGGCTCGTGCTGGGCGAGGACGACGGCGCTTTCGCCGGGGCCCTGCGGGACGCCGGCGCCGAGGTGGTCAGCGAGCCGGGACCGGCCCTCGACGGCGTGCTGGCCGCGGTGTCGACCCCGGCCGCGGCCCTCGCGATCACCCGGCTCGGCCTGACGGCACCGCACTGGTTCCTCACCACACGCGCGGTGTCCACCGGGCCGGACGACCCGGCGCCCGACCTCGACCCGGCGGCGGTCTGGGGACTGGCCCGGGTCTTCGGCCTGGAGGAACCCGACCGCTGGGGCGGGCTGGTCGACCTGCCCGAACGGTTCGACGCGACGGTGGCGGCCCGGCTCGTCGCCGTACTGGCCGGCGGGCTCGGTACCGAGGACCAGATCGCCCTCCGCGCGGCCGGCCCGAAGCTGCGGAGGCTGGTCCCCGCCCCCGTACCGGCCGGCGCCCTGCGCTGGCGTCCGGATGGAACCGTGCTCATCACCGGTGGCACCGGCGGCCTGGGCGCCGAAGTCGCCCGGTGGGCCGCGGCGCAGGGCGTACGGCGGCTGGTGCTGGTCTCCCGCCGGGGTGCCGCCGCCCCCGGTGCGCGAGAACTGCTCGCCGAACTGCCCGTGGCGGAGGCGCACGCCTGCGACCTGTCCGACCGGTCGGCGGTCGAGGCACTGCTCGCCGATGTCGGCGATGTGCACGCCGTCGTGCACGCGGCCGGTGTCAGCCAGGACGTGCCGCTGGCCGACGAGGACGCTGAGCACCTGCGTGCCGTGGCGGCCGGCAAGGTGGACGGCGCGGTCCACCTCGACGAGCTGCTGCCGGACGTACCGCTGATCGTCTTCTCCTCGATCGCCGGTGTCTGGGGCAGCGCGGAACAGGCCGCCTACGCGGCGGCGAACGCCGCCGTCGCATCGCTCATCGCGCGGCGCCGGGCGCAGGGCAGACCCGGGACGGCGATCGCCTGGGGGCCCTGGGCCCGGATCGGCATGGCGGCCGACGACCGGATCGCGGACCGGCTGCGGCGGCGCGGGCTCACGCCCATGGCGCCGGCCGGGGCGCTGGACGCCCTCGGCGTCGCGGTCGGCGTGGACGACGTGCTGGTGACCGTGGCCGACGTGGACTGGGCGCGGTTCGCTGCGGTGTTCTCCACCGCGCGCTCCCGGCCGCTGCTCACCGATCTGTTCCCGGACGGGCGACCCGACACGCCACGCGACCGGCCGGCGGCATGGGACGAACTGGCCGCACGGCTGGTCGACGCCGACCCGGCCGAACGGGACCGGATCCTGCTGCGTCTGGTCCGGGACGAGGTGGCCGCCGTGCTCGGGCACGCGTCGGGAACCGCGGTGGCGCCCGGCCGCGCGTTCAGCGAACTCGGCTTCGACTCCCTCACCGCCGTACAGCTCCACGACCGGTTGACCGCCGCCACCGGGCTGCCGCTCTCACCCACGCTCGTCTTCGACCACCCGAACGCCGAGCAACTCGCAGGGCATCTGAAGGAGACGCTCGTACCCGCCGAGGAGGCAGTGGACCTGCCCGACGCCGAGATCCGCGCGGCGCTGGCCGCGATCCCTCTCGCCCGGCTGCGGGAGTCCGGGCTGCTGCCCCGGCTGCTCCGGCTGGCACCGACCGAGCCCGGACGGCCGCGGCCGGACGCCGCCGAACCCACTGGCGACCTCGACGCGATGGACGTCGACGACTTGATGAAGCTCGCGCTGGGCGGCACCGCCCCGGACGGGGGCTGA